The Deltaproteobacteria bacterium IMCC39524 DNA segment GCACGCTAATCGCTGAGCCGTTCCACCATCCTTTGACAATATCTCGATCCATGATGCTGTCAAAAACGATTTCCTTGTTGTCGAGGGTAACCAGACGGCCGGGGCGGCCCTGGTCGGCACTGGCGAATGTTGCCAGGCACAAGATAGTCAATAGGGGGATTGCTATCAAGCGCATGCATATGCGAACTCCCATTTCACGGCACTCCTTTTAGACAAAAGATTGTAATTAAAACTGAACCAAGCGGTATTTATACATGACTTTGATTCGAGGCGCGTCTCCTCGAATGATCTTTGTTGTAGTCCGGGCGCCTCGAGGGCTTTGCCGCTGTGGGAATCCTCGGCAATATATGGCTTGCTGAAGTTGACGACAAGCACCCCTCTTAGAAAATAGTGAAGCATCAAATCCCATTGACAGCATATTGGATATCAGCTTTCATAAAAAAAATCAACGCTTTTTCCCAGTTAACTTGGCATACTAGGCCCAAATCTCAGTGGCTTATGGGGGCTATAGAAAGTTGGGTGATTCTGTGGCTATGTGGTAGGATGTGCGGCGTAAAAGCAGATAATTAAGAAGTCAGAATGTTGAAAATGAGACGTAAATAATGATTGTGCATAGTGTTGATTTTATAACCAGTGCTCCCGCATTGGCGAGTTGTCCCCCCCCAGAATGGCCGGAAATCGCATTTGCCGGACGTAGTAACGTTGGTAAAAGTAGCCTGATCAACTGTTTGCTGAATCGCAAAGGGTTGGTTCGTACCTCGTCGACTCCGGGGCGGACGCAATTGCTTAACTATTTTGCGATTAATGACCAGCTGTATTTTGTCGACCTGCCAGGCTATGGTTTTGCCCGGGCTCCCCGCTCGGTACGCGAAAAGTGGCAGCCGATGGTGCATGGCTACCTTAAGGGGCGTGCCACCCTTAAGGCTGTCGTCTGGCTTCTCGACGTTCGCCGTGAACCGAGCAAGGAAGATTTGCAATTTCTCGATTGGCTGGAGGAGAGTGCGATCCCCACCATTCCTGTCGTGACAAAGATAGACAAGGTCAGTCGTAATGAACTGGGGCGTTGTCTGGCAAAGATTTCAAGCAGCACCGGACTTCCGGTTGAGCTCTTTACTCCTTTTTCGGTGTTAAGCCGAAAGGGGCACGCGGAGCTGTGGGAGTTGATCTCCATGGCTCTAGAGCCCGATGAAATCCCTGATGTTACAAATGACGATTCCGTGAACGACTGAATGTTTATAGAGGAATTATAATGCAACGAACACGGCTCTTTCTGGTGCGTCATGGCCAGGTTGAAGGACATGAAGAGAAACGTTATAACGGCCAGGTTAATGTGCCGCTTACTCCGTTGGGTCGGCAACAGTCCGCTCGCGTTCGAGATCATATGACCAGCAATCCTGTTGACGCAGTTTACAGCAGCGACCTGGATCGCAGTTGCTACTGTGCGGAACTTATCGCTGAAGCACACAATCTGCAGCCTGTCACTGATGCTGCGTTACGGGAATTGCATGTCGGCGACTGGGAAGGCCGGACCTGGGCTGAACTTCACGAGGCCTACCCTGATGATTGGCAGGCAAGGCTTAAAGACCTGGTGAACTTCCAGGTGCCGGGAGGCGAAAGTCTGCAGGATGCAGCGAATCGTATTCGTCCCACCCTTAGGAAGATCCTTAAAGAGCACGTGGGTGGTCACATCGCACTGGTCGCTCATGGAGGGGTTAATCGGATTATCTTGCTCGATGCCATTGGTGCGCCCCTGCAGCAGGCTTTTTCTATTGAGCAGGATTTTGGCTGCCTGAATATTATTGACTACTTTGAAGGCGGCAATTCGGTTGTGAAACTCCTCAATGGGGTCTCTCATCAGGACGGCTGAAGCAGCGTCTAGCAGCCAGTTCATGGTTAGTCCGACAGGTTGCTAAGGCTTGACGACGAAAGAGGCAAACAGATAAAGTTGGCGCTTCTTGATCAGACGGATCAGAA contains these protein-coding regions:
- the yihA gene encoding ribosome biogenesis GTP-binding protein YihA/YsxC, whose translation is MIVHSVDFITSAPALASCPPPEWPEIAFAGRSNVGKSSLINCLLNRKGLVRTSSTPGRTQLLNYFAINDQLYFVDLPGYGFARAPRSVREKWQPMVHGYLKGRATLKAVVWLLDVRREPSKEDLQFLDWLEESAIPTIPVVTKIDKVSRNELGRCLAKISSSTGLPVELFTPFSVLSRKGHAELWELISMALEPDEIPDVTNDDSVND
- the cobC gene encoding alpha-ribazole phosphatase, whose protein sequence is MQRTRLFLVRHGQVEGHEEKRYNGQVNVPLTPLGRQQSARVRDHMTSNPVDAVYSSDLDRSCYCAELIAEAHNLQPVTDAALRELHVGDWEGRTWAELHEAYPDDWQARLKDLVNFQVPGGESLQDAANRIRPTLRKILKEHVGGHIALVAHGGVNRIILLDAIGAPLQQAFSIEQDFGCLNIIDYFEGGNSVVKLLNGVSHQDG